From Alcaligenes faecalis, the proteins below share one genomic window:
- a CDS encoding MipA/OmpV family protein: MPTLARSALRPCLLLALCALGTSQALAQQTTVGVGVGFAPKYEGADSYDGRFYPLLSHRNGHFFLAPKAGMPAIGLQTNLTDNWTIGTYAALARARKSGDADRLYGTDDIDRHGNLGVFTAYQLGNAKIEGSYYQALKSGYGATAVLDLSYRLWNDQDSSFSLGAELKWSNEKAMRTYFGVKSHEAAGSNGQLRTYRPDAGLRSYALYGQYTHKISESWSLQGLLGVNTLGEEAKDSPLVEKKSSVFGGIGLGYSF, encoded by the coding sequence ATGCCCACCCTCGCCCGCTCTGCTCTGCGTCCCTGCCTGCTACTCGCTTTATGTGCTTTAGGAACCAGTCAGGCACTGGCGCAGCAAACCACGGTTGGCGTGGGTGTGGGTTTCGCCCCCAAATACGAAGGGGCTGACAGTTACGATGGCCGCTTTTACCCCCTGCTGTCGCACCGCAATGGCCACTTCTTTTTGGCCCCCAAGGCAGGCATGCCTGCCATTGGTCTGCAAACCAACCTGACCGACAACTGGACTATCGGCACGTACGCCGCCCTGGCCCGCGCACGTAAATCGGGTGATGCTGACCGCCTGTACGGTACTGACGATATTGATCGTCACGGCAATCTGGGCGTTTTTACCGCCTACCAACTGGGCAATGCCAAGATCGAAGGCAGCTACTACCAGGCACTGAAAAGCGGTTACGGCGCGACAGCCGTTCTGGATCTGAGCTACCGCCTCTGGAACGACCAGGACAGCAGCTTCTCGCTGGGTGCGGAATTGAAATGGTCCAACGAAAAAGCCATGCGCACCTACTTTGGCGTGAAATCTCATGAAGCCGCTGGCAGCAATGGCCAGCTGCGCACGTACCGCCCTGATGCTGGTTTGCGCTCTTATGCCTTGTACGGCCAGTACACCCACAAGATCAGCGAAAGCTGGTCCCTGCAAGGCTTGCTGGGCGTGAACACCTTGGGTGAAGAAGCCAAAGACAGCCCGCTGGTCGAGAAGAAAAGCAGCGTCTTTGGTGGCATAGGCTTGGGCTACAGCTTCTAA